ACTCCAAGAGGCTGGGTGTTCTATATAGAGAGGCTTACTTCATTCTTCTCAAAGCATTCTAATTTTTATAAGATGTGATAGGGGAGAATAACATTCATATATTGCCTTTAATGTTTAAATACATTTCAAGAAGGGTTAAGCCACAAGAAGAATTTAAAAACCAGTTATCTTTGGACATGGAATTAAAACTGGAGAATTACAGGTTTTGGATGAGCTCAAGTTGACATGAAGAGAAAGTTTGGAAGCCACTCAGAGTATTTGAATAGTTGATTGCAGATAACAGGGCAGGGGGAAGGTGAAAGTGTTGATGATAAGAGTAATGAAtagtataaaaaaaataaaaagcattGAAAAATAAAGTCCTTAATGAAGGGctaaagcctgaaatgttggttatgaatgTGTttatctttgacctgctgagtttctccagcattgtgcttgtACAATAACATCTATATGTATCTAAAATGGGAAAATATTAGCAGAGATGGGTGATGGAGAATTAGAACAGGGAATGAGAAAATAGCAGAATTACTGCATATGCACGTCTAAAGGGAGCACATAAGTATCAGTAATTTGGAGAAGAGGCTGCGCCAGCCCAGCTGTTGATGTCTTTTCGCATCTCTTACTCCTTGATCGCAACAAGCGGCCACCCTTGCAGTCTGGGGCGCTGGAGGAGAGCGTCTCAGAGCCGTGGAGTGGGACGAGGGCAGGAAGGAGTCAGACCAGTATTCGGTTACGGGTGGAGCTCCCTCCTCCCGGGGGGGTGGATCTGTGGGTTCAAATCACCTGCTGCCATgcaggttttgcctcttcaggcaaaggcTAGGAGAAGGTAATTGCCTTCAAATTCCAGGGTCTCAGCTCATCAGTCTagcagcaggggctggcagctgtgacagagcgtgggaaacagtttccctagcagtctgcagcagcaaactcagTGGGCAAAGGATCCGTCAGGACAACGGCCAGCGAGCATGGTCTTGGAACAGACCAGCAGGGCAATCCCGCGTCACACTGGCTGTCATGCCTCGCACTCCACCAGGTCCAGTGGTGAgggacccagagggaggtgtTTGTCCTGGACATGCACGCCTCCAAGTCTATGCCCCAACACATGGAGCCtaaagctccatggaaaacagaacaaaagttctctgaggacagaagagctacaaggcatcgtgttcatcttcgcttggGAAAGGATGGGCCATGAGAGaacagtcaaattttgtggactaattttagggtaaaattgagggggtcgactattacatacTACTTTCAACTGTGCTAATgcattgggagctctggatgAGTGGGCGGCCAGAACCGAGTGGTTGTCCGCATTCGGGGCATTGGGAGGGCAGGCAGACAGGCggtgcatcaggagcttggatgagtGGACGTCCAGGGCCAAAGCGAGAGTCTGTCAAGAGCTCAGATGGGAGGACAGCAGGGGTGTCTGGAGCTCTGATAGGCGAGTGGTTGGGGCCTGTGCAAGAGACAGCGGTGGGGGTgtctggagcttggatgggtgggcaactATGGCCAAAAATAGGGGTTCAACTTTTGCGCACGATATATGGAAAATATCAGATTTGGGggccaaaaatagagggttggCTTTTACATGGTATCTTCAGAGGTAGAGGAATCCAGATTAGAAACACTGAATGTAGTAAATGACCCCAATGGATTCAGAAGTggtgttgcctcacttggaaggattggGGCCCAAAatagtagtgagggaggaggtgaaggTGTGTATAGCATTTCTTCATGACACAGGGGTAGCACCAATCGGGCCATTTAGGGAGAAGGGATGAGTTCCTTCATCTCCGCCGCCTCTGGTCTGTAATGGGCTGTTGCCACCATAACAAATGCGTTGGTCGGAGGAGAACAgggctggcagctcaatgttacaGGTGCGATCAGGTCGTCAATGAAGTCATCTTTCTAAAGGCCCTCTGGCTCGACGTTGGTCATGGAGGATGGTAGAAAGTGCAACTGCCGAGCAGGCAGCGCTTCACAGAACTCTCCCTGCAGGTAGAAAACGTCTTCAATCTAGACAATTCGCAGcgggtgtaaggtaaaaacatcatgagatgggaccggagaaggagtcacccagtactaaggagtaacagaatgcagatgtgaccttgtacactcaagataagcttggcactaacaagctgatgagcagcagactaacagtgaaggatagcaacagcttattcattggacagtgtaatggtatgataatttactaagtatgtgtcctgaggtataaaaaaaacaccacttgctgatatcaggagaatgcgccttctccaactaacactgttagttgcaagtgttacaatccggtaataaagaaccttgatttcgactcagtctggtgtctgactcactcattctcgaacaaagcagacctaacacgggGCAGAACAGAAGCTGCAGATCTCTCCGAAGGGAGGGCCTTCGCTTAATTCCAGAGCCCACCTATTCGGCGGGATGAGTTATGGACAGAGATTCCATCTCCCGCAACCGGACAAGGGCGACAGTTAACGTCAGTCCCTGGCCGTCCCCCAATTCACCCTCTGTTCTTCGGAAAACTGCTCGTAAAATAGTTAGGCGCCAACATACTTTCGCCAGGACAGCCCCACCCCGCATAGCGCTGCCTTACCCATATCGAAGTCCAGCGAAGCTCCAAACGCCGCCGCGCCCCTCCACCGGAACACAGCCACCCACTTCCGATTGACCCTTGGGACGCCACCCACCTCCGGTTGACCCCTCCGGTCGCTCTGGAGAGCCCGATGCTCGATGGCGACGGCGCTGGCGCGGACGCCGCCGGGCGATGGCTCCGTGCTCTCGGTACTCGACATGCACACGGGCGGGGAGCCGCTGCGCATCGTCACCGGCGGCTTCCCACCCGCGCTCGGAGGCGACCTCCTGAGCAAACGGCGCTACGTGCGCTCCAAGCTGGACGGGCTGCGGCGGCGACTGCTCTTCGAGCCCCGAGGCCACCGCGACATGTACGGCGCGCTGCTGGTGGGCTCGGAGCGGCCTGACGCGCACCTCGGCGTCCTCTTCATGCACAACCAGGGCTACAGCACCATGTGCGGCCACGCCATCATGGCACTTGGCCGCTACGCCCTAGACTACGGCCTGATCGCCGAGCCCAGCTCCCCCGAGACGCAGGTCAACATCCACTGCCCCTGCGGCCTGGTCCGGGCTTTCGTTCACTACAATAGGGGCAAGAGCGGCCGCGTCCGCTTCCACAGCGTCCCTGCCTTCGTCTTCGCTGCAGGTAGGGGCCAGAActgcacgggggggggggggggcacagaccGCCAACATGACAGCTCCAAGAGAAACTCAAGAACTGCGATACTGCTGCAATCATTAGTTAACAACGAGCTACTGAGGGGTTCACTGTGTCCCTGGAGAGGGATGGTCGCAATACAGGGTCCCGGTCGAAAatggtgactgaccatttctatccatggatgctgcctgatccaataAGTTCCTCTACTGTTCATGACAGCCTCATTATTGCCAATTCCACTGGTTTCCTGTTCATTGGGAGCTCATAGCCAAAGtttggttaaacaagaaagtctgcagactgttTTTGTAGTTTAAATTACTCTGGCCACTGTCCgtcagatgccattaacatcgacttctccggtttccgttaAGCCCCTCCTCAATCTGTCCGGGATCTGACTCACTTCCCAGTTCCTATAATAGTTTATAATCTATGATCTAGCTATTCAGTAGCGTGAAACAGTGTAAAAAGTTTCATTGTGTTGCTTTTGCAATCAGTCAAAGCCTAAGTTATGTCACTTTGAAgggcaaaagaagaaaaaaaatgtttgtatattttattgacttgacaataaatggaatcttgaaatCCATTCCAAACCTCTTGGCTTTGGGTGGGGTACCATGGCTGGGAATTCCATGTTAATGGAGACTCTTGTTTTCTAGTAAGTTTGTGTTTAAGGTGCCATTTTGTTTGTGCACAACCAATTTTTGGTAGGGTTGATTGTAGCTTCACCTTTGGCATCAGAATGCCCATATCTGCCCAGTAATAGTCAGCTGCATAGCGTAGAAAAGCTGCTACAGTGAAAACAGAACTAGTGATAGCTAAGATGCTAGTCGTAGTAAATGGTCAtttagcacagaaataggcccttacTGAACATTCTTGAAAAATGGTCATGTGAGTGATTCCATCAGTCCCTTAGACTTCCTCGAGTTAGTGGACTGGAGAGTGTTCAAGGTGCTGAGAATGTGAACTAGTACACTGAGGCTGTTACGTACTTTATCCAAACAGCTGTGGAAGATGTGTCccaaccaaatcattcagggttttccccaacgaGAAGCCctagatgaacaatgaaatctggaacctgctgagagccagatcacaggcatttaagtccagagatccagatcagtacagcgggagcaggtatgacctgcagaaagctATTTCCCATGCGAagggagattctggatgaaaatggaaacaatgagtAACAACCGAAATCTAgtaaagtagcagatggcaaagctcctCCCCCAGGGGAACTCAATGTCCTCTCTGCCCGATTTGACGACAGTAACAGTGAACATGCACCCCTCCCGACCCCCACAtctcctgatgatcccatcctgtctatatctgaggatgacgtgcatgctgccttcaggcgAGTTAATCTGAGGAAACCATCTGGCCTGAATGGAATACCAGTACCTGgacgagtattaaaaatctgtgctgaccaatttagcaaggtattcacggatattttcaatatcacactccagcagggcatgataCCCACCTGTTTTAAACTGGCTTCAAGTGCTCAAGAAGGGTGTAGAAACTTgctttaatgactatcgacctgTAGCACTtacttcaacagtgatgaagtgttttgagaagctggtaaataagcatatcagctcctgtctgagaagTAACATGagtacattccagttcacctattgtaatatcaggtctacagcagatgccatctcttgcctctacacaaagccctggagcacCTGAATATCAAAGATGCATATgtgtacatcaggatgctctttatcgaccacagttctgcaccatcatcccctcaaaactgttcagcaaagtccaagacctgagagttaacaccccactgtgtaattggatcatggatttcttcaactccagaccacaatcagtgaagattggtaagaatagctcctccacaatccccatcagtaccagagcaccacatggctgtgctcttagcccctgctttactcactttacacatatgactgtgtggctcggcacatcaataacagcatctacaaatttggcatGTTAGCATCACACTGGTGGCGCTATTGGAGTTCCAGGAGACTTTGGGAGTACTTTAACAATAATCTGTGAAGTTGTTTTGATTATCCCAAGACTAGACATGGCCACACAGGTGAAATTAACGGACTCAAGGGCACTGTTAAGATCGAGAATATTGCAGCCAATAGGTATGTCACCTTCTAAGGTCGTCTTCACTTCTCAGCATCTACATAAGGCATGGGGAAGCCCACGGCAACACGAGTGATGTTCACACTTCCACCTGGCACAATCTCTTGGCTGAACAGAGGATTGATGGAGAATCTAGATGGAACATGATGAATTTTCACATATAGATTAACAGGAGGAGAGTACTGCACCCCAGCATTGTTCAATGCCACAAATTCATTTTTCCCTTGGTCAGTTTCTTCACTGTCCTCAATCTGCAGAGCATCTGACCGCAACCACTTGATGTGCATGATGGAGCTGGGGTCGACAGGCAGGTAGTCATTGAACTAGGTGATCTGGGTTCCCACTGGCGGCATGGTAGCTGTACGCGTGCACTCCACCACCTTCAATTGGGGGCCCTTGTCTATGTTGGGGAAGCCCAAGGGCAATTGGTCCTCTCTTAGCACTGAGCTTTGCCGTCACAGTGACAGCATTAAGCGCATTGGTGGCTTGATACTCAGACTGCCTCGTCCCTGGGCAGTCTGAGTGaccataacaccatctacaaatttggtgacGATACTatcatagtgggttgtataaaggaaggagatgagtctgcacacaggagggagattgaaaacttgtctgaatggtgcaccaacaaccaccttgcactcaatgtcaccaaaactaaggagctgattgatgacttcaggaaaggaaagccagaggtattcaATCATTGGgtgatcagtggtggagagggtgagcaaatttaagtactttggagtcactgtctcagaggatctttcctggaccaaaacaccaatgacatcgtgaagaaagtatgtcagcgccttcctcaggagtttgcggaggtttgggatGACTTCAaaatccctggcaaatttctacagagatgtgttggaaagtatgctgaccgactgcatcacagtctagtaatgggaacaccaatacccctaagcgtaaagccatccaaaagatagtggacagagatcaggacatcacaggcaaaaccctccccactgttgagtACATCTCCAGGGTAcgctgctatcagagagcagcagcaatcatcaaagacccacaccacccagcacatgctctgttcttgttgctaccatcaggaaagaggtataggtgccaggttcaggaaaagctgctccccctccactatcagactcctcaatgacatactcattcagagactcatttaaggactcttgtgcacttttattgattttctttttgttctctctgtattgcagtcaatttgtttacatgttttacactgtgtacaatttattttttgcattaccaattagtggtaattctgctgcagcatccaggaaaaaggaatctcaaggttgtatgtgatgtcatgtatgtgctctgacaagagATCTGAAATCTAAAGCAGAGCAGGACCATGACACAGATGTACAACATAGAGTCCTGGTTTGCTGATCTTTTTCAGATGTTCCTGTTGATGTACCAGGATATGGGAAGATTGTGGTGGATGTTGCATATGGTGGCGCTTTTTATGCATTTGTGAGTGCAGATTGTTTTGGTTTGGATGTTTCTTCCTCCAGGACCCAACACCTTGTAGATGCAGCAGTGGCTGTCACTAATGCTGTGAAAGTGCAGGTGcgtacatttaaaataaaaaccttATGATTCAGCAAGCAAATCTTTCATCTTGCCACAGTGTAATTGTAAATTATAATTAGTAATGGTGTTTTACTGCTCCATTTTGCAACTCTCACCAATCCTTCCCCACAAAAATAACCTCTTCAGAGGCTGGTAAAATAAGCAAACCATTTTTACCTTGCAGATGCAACAGTCCCAACTGTAGGGCAAATAAATCACCTTAAAGAAAGTTAGGGAAAACAATACAAAGATCTAATGCAGGGTTCTGTGTTCAACCTGCCCCAGCTAATGCAGCTGTGAAACTTCAATAGGAGAATGACAATTTATGTGAACTTCTTGGGTGAAAAATCTAATGTAATTAGTTCCTCTTCGGAACCTGGTTTGGAATTTGGCATAACTGGACAAGCAGTTCTGTAGTCCTTGCAACTTTGAGGCAATAACAGGTTTATGATCGGTGGTCATTTGGCTACAAGAAATTCAAGAAAATAATAGTTTAAAAATATCATCTTCCTCCTCACTCTTCCAAACTATGTAAAGGAAGAAACTTTATAGTTGTATTAATTCCTTAAAAATGATACAAAGGTTAGGTATGCTGCTTTGGTTGGCTTCTAGTTCTTTGAACTAGCTTTACAGTGGCTAACTTGTTCACTTAGTTCCATCACTATCAATGAGTATCTGCCACAGGGAGGAATTGCCCAGTAAGTGATTCACTTGGCATTCACACTGATTAGTGTAGGCTGTTATTAGGTATAATGACAAGTAACAATTCAATGCATTATCTGTGGGTATGGACAATTGCAACTCCTGCAACTGGTTCAATAAGTTAACATTGTACCTAACTTCGTTTTTTGATCACCAGGTCCAACTGCATCACCCTGACAGTGAAGATCTTGCCTTCTTATATGGCACTATAATAACTGATGGCAAAGATGCATTTTCTGAAGAGCCAACAGCAAATATTTGTGTTTTTGCAGATGCTCAGGTAGAAAATTTATTTGTAAACTTATTGTAATGAATTTGAATACTATAGATATTTTAACAGTTCTTGAAAGCAATCTACTGTATAATTAAAACAATATAAAACAACCTTGTTCTTTTAAATTCTGACCTGGAAATGTTCAGACATTAATAGGTATTAATTTACTTGATTAGTCATGTTTAAACAGCTTTCAGTGATAGACAATGAACATGCAGGGGAGGGATGcaaatcatgtgcaagcagcaaagtTTAAATTGAGCATCAAGTTTGGTGCAAGCGtaggggcctgttcctgtgttgtagtGTAATATGTTATTTTGATTAATGTGTGTGTTATattcttactaaattatataatttGATAATTTTGACATGTCATTTTCCTGGGTCTAGTTCATCTAATCCCTGGATGTTTCAACTGAGATGATTTTGAATTGAATTAATGATAGACAGTACAATTtccattatccaaaatggttgggacctgCCCTATGCtagaaaaacttttttttccagataaatggtaattttttaaaaaatacagccCAGTCGCAACAGCAAAtctcttgtatcaatgtttaaacaacaagggaaggctttttaaacattaaaagaatttttaattctcaccaaaaaatactGGCCTCCGCCAATCCCCTCATGTCCCCAACATCGCCACTGATCCCTGGGGAGACTTCCCAGCCCGAGGTAACACTCAGTGGCGAGCtggcaggctcctgtctccctggtcacgagctcctgacacccaacttccaactccaaaccctcccctagGCCTACCGCATACACACACTGGGGAGTCCGGTGtgccgaggggagggttcagagttggcACCGGGGGCTCTGGTGTGCTGAGGAAGGGGATAGGAGGGAACGCCACTGAGcctgaggtcctgctcctgcccaggaggctgccctccttgatgatgccgggacaagggattcttctaaccatttgcagctgggagacagcggcacgcagtttgaaagggagagaaaagtcaataggggaaggtaaagaagaaatggaaagagatgggagggaattacctgaaactcattctaatttcatgtcaagttaatttttttcaacctttGTAGTCAATTCAGCTccgaaaaaaaattcagataaatgaggatttctgattgttttagatatttgaaaattttttttaaattctgataaatgaggattttggataatcagttgTACTGTACAT
Above is a genomic segment from Narcine bancroftii isolate sNarBan1 chromosome 2, sNarBan1.hap1, whole genome shotgun sequence containing:
- the LOC138753639 gene encoding trans-L-3-hydroxyproline dehydratase, coding for MATALARTPPGDGSVLSVLDMHTGGEPLRIVTGGFPPALGGDLLSKRRYVRSKLDGLRRRLLFEPRGHRDMYGALLVGSERPDAHLGVLFMHNQGYSTMCGHAIMALGRYALDYGLIAEPSSPETQVNIHCPCGLVRAFVHYNRGKSGRVRFHSVPAFVFAADVPVDVPGYGKIVVDVAYGGAFYAFVSADCFGLDVSSSRTQHLVDAAVAVTNAVKVQVQLHHPDSEDLAFLYGTIITDGKDAFSEEPTANICVFADAQVDRSPCGSGVTARIALQYYKGLILLNQTRTFQSGPTSSLFTGKAIEETKCGDFKAVIVEISGQAHYTGTANFYVEDDDNLKDGFLLQ